The proteins below are encoded in one region of Mycobacteriales bacterium:
- a CDS encoding DUF433 domain-containing protein — MTALLGDAPSALDRFSSLLYTVAEAARYLDVPASTLATWAKGYRRAGKGRPAVTGFPVLTTVPSPGRGPVIPFVGLAEGLVLTAMRRAGVPLQRIRPALARLDKVLGLQHALASSRLYTDGAEVLYDYGETGETGETGEDAEAARAARELVVVRSDQRVFHSVVEAYLRRLEFADDGYVQLIRLPAYEVAEVVVDLDRGFGQPIFARGGARLEDALALFRSGEPLDVVAEEYGVPRAELEDAVRIATRIAA; from the coding sequence ATGACCGCTCTCCTCGGCGATGCGCCCTCCGCGCTCGACCGGTTCTCCTCGCTGCTCTACACGGTGGCGGAGGCAGCGCGTTACCTCGACGTCCCGGCCTCCACCTTGGCGACGTGGGCGAAGGGCTACCGGCGCGCTGGCAAGGGACGACCGGCGGTGACCGGTTTCCCGGTGCTCACCACTGTCCCGTCTCCGGGACGAGGCCCGGTCATCCCCTTCGTCGGGCTGGCGGAGGGGCTCGTGCTCACCGCGATGCGGCGTGCGGGCGTGCCGCTTCAGCGCATTCGGCCGGCACTGGCCCGGCTGGACAAGGTGCTGGGGCTGCAGCACGCGCTGGCCTCGAGCCGGCTGTACACCGACGGCGCCGAGGTGCTGTACGACTACGGCGAGACCGGCGAGACCGGCGAGACCGGCGAGGACGCGGAGGCGGCCCGTGCGGCGCGAGAGCTCGTGGTGGTGCGGAGCGATCAGCGGGTGTTTCACTCGGTCGTCGAGGCCTACCTGCGCCGGCTCGAGTTCGCCGACGACGGCTACGTGCAGCTCATCCGGCTCCCGGCGTACGAGGTGGCGGAGGTGGTGGTCGACCTGGACCGCGGCTTCGGCCAGCCGATCTTCGCCCGGGGCGGGGCCCGTCTCGAAGACGCCTTGGCGCTGTTCCGATCTGGTGAGCCGCTGGACGTCGTCGCTGAGGAGTACGGGGTGCCGCGTGCGGAGCTCGAGGACGCCGTCCGAATCGCCACCCGCATCGCCGCCTGA
- a CDS encoding Re/Si-specific NAD(P)(+) transhydrogenase subunit alpha: MRIGIPRESRPGESLVGGTAKSAAQLVDLGYEVVVEAGAGQAADQPDEAFAAAGVRVVGSADVWASDIVVKVNAPTPEEVARLRPEATVVALMAPGRSPELLEQLQEAGVTGLAMDAVPRISRAQSMDVLSSMANVAGYRAVIEAAHEFGRSFNGQVTAAGKVPPARVFVVGAGVAGLAAIGAAGSLGAVVRAFDVRPEVAEQVQSLGGQFVTVEMEQETSTDGYAKEMTTSQQAATAALYDEEARAADIVITTALIPGRPAPRLITAETVRGMRPGSVVVDMAAASGGNVEPSQPDQKVVENGVKVLGYTDLAGRLAAQTSQLYGTNIVNLFKLLTPGGDGRLVLDMDDVVQRAITVVLRGQAMWPPPPVQVSAAPPAPASAMTSPAADPAASDPTTTAPGTRTPRGVYAAALAAVLFAGLAAFSPDAFLSHFTVFVLACFVGYYVISNVAPALHTPLMSTTNAISGIILVGGMQQVGNTDPVVAVLAVIAVVFASINIFGGFLVTDRMLNMFRKA; the protein is encoded by the coding sequence GTGCGGATCGGCATACCCCGGGAGTCGCGGCCGGGCGAGAGCCTGGTAGGCGGCACCGCGAAGAGCGCCGCCCAGCTCGTCGACCTGGGATACGAGGTCGTCGTGGAGGCCGGGGCCGGCCAGGCCGCCGACCAGCCGGACGAGGCCTTCGCGGCGGCCGGTGTGCGCGTCGTCGGCAGCGCCGACGTCTGGGCCAGCGACATCGTGGTGAAGGTCAACGCCCCGACGCCGGAGGAGGTCGCGCGGCTGCGGCCCGAGGCGACCGTGGTCGCGCTCATGGCGCCGGGCCGGAGCCCGGAGCTGCTGGAGCAGCTCCAGGAGGCCGGCGTGACCGGCCTGGCGATGGACGCTGTCCCGCGCATCTCGCGCGCGCAGTCCATGGACGTGCTGTCCTCCATGGCGAACGTCGCCGGTTACCGGGCCGTCATCGAGGCGGCCCACGAGTTCGGCCGCTCGTTCAACGGGCAGGTGACCGCCGCCGGCAAGGTCCCGCCCGCGCGGGTCTTCGTTGTCGGGGCGGGGGTCGCCGGGCTGGCCGCGATCGGTGCCGCCGGCTCCCTGGGCGCCGTCGTCCGGGCGTTCGACGTGCGCCCTGAGGTGGCCGAGCAGGTGCAGTCGCTCGGCGGCCAGTTCGTCACCGTCGAGATGGAGCAGGAGACGAGCACCGATGGCTACGCCAAGGAGATGACGACCTCCCAGCAGGCGGCCACGGCGGCCCTGTACGACGAGGAGGCGAGGGCTGCCGACATCGTCATCACCACCGCTCTCATCCCGGGCCGGCCGGCGCCGCGGCTCATCACCGCCGAGACCGTGCGCGGGATGCGGCCCGGCTCGGTCGTGGTCGACATGGCGGCCGCCTCGGGCGGCAACGTCGAGCCGTCGCAACCGGACCAGAAGGTCGTCGAGAACGGCGTGAAGGTCCTCGGCTACACCGATCTGGCCGGAAGACTCGCGGCGCAAACCAGCCAGCTCTACGGCACCAACATCGTGAACCTCTTCAAGCTCCTGACCCCGGGCGGCGACGGCCGGCTCGTCCTCGACATGGACGACGTCGTGCAGCGCGCCATCACCGTGGTCCTGCGCGGCCAGGCGATGTGGCCGCCGCCGCCGGTGCAGGTCAGCGCTGCCCCCCCGGCGCCGGCATCGGCCATGACCTCGCCGGCCGCCGACCCGGCGGCAAGCGACCCGACGACGACCGCCCCGGGGACCAGGACTCCGCGGGGCGTGTACGCCGCAGCGCTGGCGGCGGTGCTGTTCGCCGGCCTGGCCGCCTTCTCGCCGGACGCCTTCCTGTCCCACTTCACCGTCTTCGTTCTGGCCTGCTTCGTCGGCTACTACGTCATCTCCAACGTCGCGCCGGCGCTGCACACGCCGCTGATGAGCACGACGAACGCCATCTCCGGGATCATCCTCGTCGGCGGCATGCAGCAGGTGGGCAACACCGACCCGGTGGTTGCGGTGCTGGCCGTCATCGCCGTCGTCTTCGCCAGCATCAACATCTTCGGCGGCTTCCTGGTGACGGACCGGATGCTCAACATGTTCCGGAAGGCCTGA
- the pntB gene encoding Re/Si-specific NAD(P)(+) transhydrogenase subunit beta produces the protein MTEFLTSDRPTGIVRAAYLIAAVLFIAACAGLSKHETARRGNLAGMAGMVVALLATLLVVARQAELPDPDGQWRGLGATLGLIAAAVLVGAAFGAWRARTVPMTGMPELIALFNAFVGIAAVLVAYNSYLQPGELAGGSEGIHLVAVYLSVFIGALTFTGSIVAYLKLSGRMKSTPLVLPARHLLNLVVLLASVGLMVWFLLDREEFSTGIAEGVGRGVVPLGVMTVLSLFLGFHLVAAIGGGDMPVVVSVVNSYSGWAAAAAGFTIGNDVLIITGALVGASGAILSYIMCRGMGRSFLAVVTGGFGSDGDLAGEARDYGQHQEIQPQQAAELLGQAKSVIITPGYGMAVAQAQHPVAELTANLRAKGVNVRFGIHPVAGRLPGHMNVLLAEAKVPYDIVLEMDEINEDFDRTDVVLVIGANDTVNPAANDEPGSPIAGMPVLEVWNARDVIVFKRSMATGYAGVQNPLFFRDNTRMLFGDAKERVQDIVNSMV, from the coding sequence GTGACCGAGTTCCTGACATCGGACCGGCCCACCGGGATCGTCCGGGCCGCTTACCTCATCGCAGCCGTCCTGTTCATCGCCGCCTGCGCCGGGCTGTCGAAGCACGAGACCGCCAGGCGGGGCAACCTCGCCGGCATGGCCGGCATGGTCGTCGCGCTGCTGGCGACCCTGCTGGTGGTGGCTCGCCAGGCCGAGCTGCCCGACCCCGACGGCCAGTGGCGCGGCCTCGGCGCCACGCTCGGGCTGATCGCCGCGGCGGTCCTGGTTGGCGCCGCATTCGGTGCCTGGCGGGCCCGCACGGTCCCGATGACCGGCATGCCCGAGCTGATCGCGCTGTTCAACGCTTTCGTCGGGATCGCGGCCGTGCTCGTCGCTTACAACAGCTACTTGCAGCCCGGCGAGCTCGCCGGAGGGTCCGAGGGCATCCACCTCGTCGCGGTGTACCTCAGCGTCTTCATCGGAGCCCTGACCTTCACCGGGTCGATCGTGGCCTACCTGAAGCTGAGCGGGCGGATGAAATCCACCCCGCTGGTGCTGCCTGCCCGCCATCTGCTCAACCTGGTCGTCCTGCTCGCGTCCGTCGGCCTGATGGTCTGGTTCCTGCTCGACCGCGAAGAGTTCAGCACCGGCATCGCCGAGGGCGTGGGTCGAGGCGTCGTGCCGCTCGGCGTCATGACCGTGCTGTCGCTCTTCCTCGGCTTCCACCTGGTGGCTGCCATCGGCGGCGGCGACATGCCGGTCGTGGTGTCGGTCGTGAACTCCTACTCCGGATGGGCGGCGGCCGCCGCCGGCTTCACGATCGGCAACGACGTGCTGATCATCACCGGCGCGCTGGTCGGGGCGTCCGGCGCCATCCTCAGCTACATCATGTGCCGCGGCATGGGCCGGTCCTTCCTCGCGGTCGTCACCGGCGGGTTCGGCTCTGACGGCGACCTAGCCGGGGAGGCTCGGGACTACGGCCAACACCAGGAGATCCAGCCGCAGCAGGCCGCCGAGCTGCTCGGCCAGGCCAAGTCCGTCATCATCACCCCGGGTTACGGCATGGCCGTCGCTCAGGCGCAGCACCCGGTCGCGGAGCTGACGGCGAACCTCCGGGCCAAGGGCGTCAATGTCCGGTTCGGCATCCACCCCGTCGCCGGCCGTCTCCCGGGCCACATGAACGTCCTGCTCGCCGAGGCGAAGGTGCCCTACGACATCGTCCTGGAGATGGACGAGATCAATGAGGACTTCGACCGGACGGACGTCGTGCTTGTCATCGGCGCGAACGACACCGTGAACCCGGCCGCGAACGATGAGCCCGGCTCGCCCATCGCGGGGATGCCGGTGCTCGAGGTCTGGAACGCGCGCGACGTCATCGTCTTCAAGCGGTCGATGGCGACCGGCTACGCCGGCGTGCAGAACCCGCTGTTCTTCCGCGACAACACCAGGATGCTCTTCGGGGACGCGAAGGAGCGCGTGCAGGACATCGTCAACAGCATGGTCTGA
- the tcmP gene encoding three-Cys-motif partner protein TcmP, with the protein MPPGKRKPVELWEREPHTGAKHELLRYYMGAWYAIMNTTRHNRLVYYDAFGGPGRYKGGEDGSPLIALKALVEHNVFDRMDRTEFILLFNEQDAGCAEHLQTLVDDYVAAHQPWPKNVSVHVDNKTFVTLTTEMIDELDASGGRLAPTFAFVDPVGVKYTPLEVVQRLTKSPMCELLIYFAHDAVLRWCGAGNIDDRLTALFGNDDYKSAASLSGAARSRYLHDLYKQRLHDVCGFPYIQSFAMYEDRGKRVYDLFYCTREPLGLDRMKQAMWRVAPSGNFTFEDRFAGQDVLFGNDVDTQPLQDHLCEHFAGQAVPIQTVIDHVVVATPFHSSHVKTKTLVPLQKAGRISSPNQRKPHTYPDGTIVQFP; encoded by the coding sequence ATGCCGCCAGGCAAGCGCAAGCCGGTCGAGCTGTGGGAGCGCGAGCCTCACACCGGCGCCAAGCACGAGCTGCTCCGGTACTACATGGGCGCCTGGTACGCGATCATGAACACGACGAGGCACAACCGCCTCGTCTACTACGACGCGTTCGGCGGCCCCGGCCGGTACAAAGGTGGCGAGGACGGTTCGCCGCTCATCGCTCTCAAAGCCCTGGTCGAGCACAACGTGTTCGACCGCATGGACCGCACCGAGTTCATCCTGCTGTTCAACGAACAGGACGCGGGGTGCGCGGAGCACCTGCAGACGCTGGTCGACGACTACGTGGCCGCGCACCAGCCCTGGCCGAAGAACGTGAGCGTCCACGTCGACAACAAGACGTTCGTGACGCTGACGACCGAAATGATCGACGAGCTGGACGCGTCCGGTGGCCGGCTCGCCCCGACGTTCGCGTTCGTGGACCCGGTCGGTGTGAAGTACACCCCGTTGGAAGTGGTGCAGCGCCTGACCAAATCCCCCATGTGCGAGTTGCTGATCTACTTCGCGCACGATGCCGTCCTGCGCTGGTGCGGCGCCGGCAACATCGACGACCGGCTCACTGCGTTGTTCGGCAACGACGACTACAAGAGCGCCGCCAGCCTGTCGGGCGCGGCGCGCAGTCGATACCTGCACGACCTCTACAAGCAGCGCCTGCACGACGTCTGCGGATTCCCCTACATCCAGTCGTTCGCCATGTACGAGGACCGAGGCAAGCGTGTCTACGACCTGTTCTACTGCACCCGCGAGCCCCTCGGGCTGGACCGCATGAAGCAGGCCATGTGGCGGGTCGCCCCGTCGGGCAACTTCACCTTCGAGGACCGCTTCGCCGGCCAGGACGTGCTGTTCGGCAACGACGTCGACACGCAGCCGCTGCAGGACCACCTCTGCGAGCACTTCGCTGGGCAAGCCGTGCCCATCCAGACCGTCATCGACCATGTCGTGGTGGCGACGCCGTTTCACAGCAGCCACGTAAAGACCAAGACGCTAGTGCCTCTGCAGAAGGCGGGCCGGATCAGCAGCCCGAACCAGCGGAAGCCCCACACGTACCCCGACGGCACCATCGTGCAGTTCCCCTAG